CATCTGCCAGTAGTCCGTGGACCAGGCGAAGACCTTGACCGTGGTGCCCCGGGTGGTGCCCGCGTCCTCACCCCACCTCGGTCCGAGGTCGGCGAGATGGACCCCGGCCAGCAGCAGGACGACCAGGACGGCGGAGAGCCACCGGCGTACGGGCCGGGCGAGCGGGGCGAGGGCGAGGAGCAGCAGCGGCACCGCCACCAGGGTCAGGGGCGGTGTGGCCTCGACCAGCAGCCAGGGCCACCACCGACCGGCGAGCAGCAGGTGCAGGGTGAGCAGCAGGGCCCATGCCGCCGTGGCCCCGACGAGCAGCCGGGTGCCCGCGCACCAGCGGGCCCGCGCCGGTGGTGCGGTCCCGGCGTCCGGAGCGGGGGCCGATCCCCGTTCGGGCGCGGCGGCCAGGGGTTCGTTGGTCGTGGTCATCTCAGAAGAGCACCTTGGCGATGCCCAGGACACCCTGCCGCCAGGGGTCCCGGCTGGTGGGGCCGCCGGAAGCGCCCGGCCCACCGGGCACGGCCTCCGTCTGCCGGCCGCGCCACCACGCGTACGTACGGAGAATGGCGTCCCGGTTCGAGAACCGGGGCCGGAAACCGAGGCATTCCCGGGCCTTGTCGACGCTGACGTACGAGTCGGCCAGCAGCTTGGACAGCAGCCGCCCGTACACCGGTGACAGCCGGGTCCGTTCCAGGGTCCGCAGCACGGCCACCGCGGGCCGGCCCGGTACGGACACCACCCGTCGGCCGTGCCCCGCCGCGTCCAGCACCGCCTGGAAGTCCTCACGCAGCGTGCCGAATTCGGCGGCGCCGATGTTGTACGTGTCGCAGGCCAGGTCGTCCGGGGCGCGCAGCACGGTGAGGACCGCGTCCACCAGGTCCTCCAGGGCCAGCATCTGGATACGGACGTCGCCCTTGCCCAGGACCGGGAAGTGGCGGCCCTCCTCGGCCCACTGGAACAGCATGTCGAACAGTCCCATCCGGCCCGGCCCGAGGAAGGTCTTGGGCCGCAGCACCGGCAGGCACATGCCCGCCGCGCGGAACCGCTCGGCGACCGTCTCGGCCTCGGCCTTCGCCGAGCTGTAGGGGTCGACGGGCGAGTGGGGGTAGCTCTCCGGGGTCGGGACCAGTCGAGGCAGCCCGTACACGGCTGTCGAGGAGATGTGCACCACCCGGGGAACGGCCATGGCGCGGGCCGCCTCCAGCACGGTCGTCGTGCCCTCGACGACGATCGACCGGATGTCGGCCGTCGGGTAGCTGGGCAGCGCGGAGGCGCAGTGGACCAGGGCGTCGGCGCCGTCCAGTGCGCGGGCGAGGGCTTTACGGTCCCGGATGTCGCCGGTGAACGGTACGAGGCCGGGCGCTGCCGGTACCGGGCGCCGGTCGAAGGCGCGGACCTCCTTGCCCTGTTCCAGCAGCCGTTCCACCAGGTGCGCGCCGAGCACCCCGGCGGCGCCCGTGACGGCGACGCGGTCCGGCAGCGAGGACCACCCGGGGGCCGGGGCCCCGTTCTCCTGAGGGTTCGTCACCACAGCGAGCTCACCCGCTCCCGTACGAATCGGCCCACCAAGCGGCTCATGCCCTCGGCGAGGGTGGCGTCCAGGGCGTCGAGGAACCGCTCGACCTCTTCCGGACCGGCCACCAGTGGGGGGCTCACGATCAGCGGGCTGCGGCCGTTGAGCGTGTAGTAGGTGTAGATGTCGTGCTTGCGGTACAGGGTGTCGATGACCGCCGCGGTGATGATCTTGGTGCGGATCAGCGGGTCCTTGGCCAGGCCGCCGGCCGGCAGTCTGCCGACGAGATCCAGGACCTTGGGCCCGCCGGACAGGAAGACACCGAACAGCGCGCCGGAGCCGCACACGTCCGTGATCAGCTCCGGATACGTCGTGCGGATGCGCTCCAGGCCCGGCCGCAGCACCGCCTCGATGGCCCGTGCCCGCGCGGGGAAGTCGTCCTCGACGGCCACGTTGATCGCCTCGATGGCCGTGGCGGTCTCCTCACCGAAGCCGTAGTACGTCGTACTCGTGCTCTGCATCATGGCGTCCGTCATGTTGTCGTACACCTTGCGGAAGACGGGCTCCCGCGCGACGTACGCCGAGACGGAGGACTTGCCGCCGCCGAAGGACTTCGACGTGGTCACGACGTCCGGCACCAGGCCCTCGTACCGGGTGAAGTGGAACATGCTGCCGGTCTTGCCCCAGCCGGTGTAGATCTCGTCGAAGATCAGCACGATGTCCTCGGCCGTGCACAGCTCGCGCAGTCCCCGCAGGAACTCCTCCGAGCACCAGCGCATCGTGGACGCGCTGAACGGCTCGATGAGCAGGGCGTACACGTCGCTGCGCCCGCGCGCGTCGCGGGCGTCGGCCAGCGTACGGCGCACCGAGTCCAGGTCGTCGTACGCGAAGGTGCGGATGCCGGGGATGGTCGGGAAGTCGAAGTGGTTCTGCGCGCCGCCGGTGAGCCCGCCGGAGCCCAGCAGCTTGCCGTGGAAGCTGATGTCGGCCCGCAGGATCTGCCGCCGCCGGCCGCCGTGGTACTTGTACGCCAGTTTCACCGCGCCCTCGACGGCCTCCGCCCCGGAGTTCGGCAGGAACGAGCGGGTCAGGTCGCCCGGCAGCACCGCCGCCAGATTGTGGCCCAGGGCTGCCAGGTAGGGGGAGAAGTAGGTCTTGTGCACCTCCATGCGCCGCTGGTCCTGGAAGCGCTGCCGGGCCGCCAGGATGCGCGGGTGGTTGTGCCCGTGGTTCAGGACGCCCACCCCGCCGGTGAAGTCCAGGATGCTGCGGCCGTCGCGGGTGTGGACATAGGCGCCCTCGGCGTGGTCGACGAGCTCCCGGCCGAAGCCGAAGGAGGTCATCAGCCGGACCTGGCTCTTGTTGATGTATGTGCGGTAGAGCTCGTGCACTTGGTCGACGTCAAGTTTCTCGGCCTCTTCGAGGCTGATGAGTTCCGCCATCGGTCTCTCCCATCCGACATCGTTGTGGACCGCCGGTGACGAAAAGGTCGCACGGGAGAGGGAGCCGCTGCGAGGAGTTGACGGCGTCCTAAGCTGGCGCGACCAGTTGTGGACAGCCCCCGGCGGGGCACGTGGCGATACCGCTGCCGCCCCCTCGTACCTGGTGGCGGTGTGGGCGGTCACGGCCGGGCCGTCGGCCCCGTGGTGGTCACGTCGTCCCGTCGGTGTCTTCGCCGTCCTTCGCCGCAGTCGGTGTCCCCGCCCGTGTCCCGGCCCCCGCCCCGTCCCCCGCCCCGGCTTCCCGGCGGCCGACGAGGAGTCCGGCCTGGAAGCGGCTGGTGGCGCCGAGATCGTCCATGAGAGCCGAGATGTAGCGGCGGCAGGTGCGGGTGGCCATGCCGAGCCGGCGGGCGATCACTTCGTCCTTGAGCCCCATCGACATCAGGCGCAGTATCGACGACCGCGGATCCGCGCCCGGTTGACGGCCGCCCCCGCTGTCACTCCCGCCCTCGGCCTCGGCCTCACTGTCGCTCCCGGCTTCGGTCCCGGTCCCGGTCCCGGTCCGGGTATCGGTGTCGGCCTCGGTATCGGCCTCGGTCCCGAAGGGCCTGCCGACCTGCCAGGAAGCCTCGAAGGAGCGGCGCAGATACGCCACCAGCGTCGGATCGGTGACCACGACGGCACCGGGCGGTTCGGAGCCCTTGCGCTCCATGGGCACGAACGCGATTCTGCGGTCGTAGATGATGAGCCGTTCCGGCAGTTCCTCCGCCGTACGGACCTCCGCGCCCGCCGCGCAGATGTCCCGCGCATAGGTCCGGGTGGTGAGGCTCGCCCGCGCCGTGTGCTGATAGAGCGTCCGGATACGGACACCGCGCCGCAGCATTTCCTGTGTCTGCACAAGATCCTGACGGAGAAGTTCCGCCGATCTGCCTCCGCCGGGTTGCAGACTCAACCGCTCCTCGGTGCAGCGGTGCCGCGCCAGATCGATCTCCCGGCGTACCTCGCGCACATCGTCGAGAATACGAATCGGAACATCTCGCGCCTGGGACCGCTCGGCCGACCGGTAGAGTCCGGCAAGTGAGTGGAATTCCCGGTGGATTCCCGCTATCTGAATGCGCCGGCGGGCGATCGACATCTCCAGCGGAGTCACCAGTTCTGCCTCCACGACCTCCGGGTCGAGCGGCACCACGGGACCGCATTCGCCGGAGGGGCTGAGCAGTCGCAGATCCTGGAGGATCTTGCGGGCCTCGGCGACCCGCGAGAGCTCCGCACCCAGCTGGGCGGCTATCTCCTCGTCGACGAAGACACCGGTTCGCAGCGCCGACCGGTAGGCGCGGACCTCCAGTTGACCCAATAAGACGTGGCTGTCCACGGAGCACCCTCCACTCGACGTCCCCCTGCTGTCCACTTGTTGCCGAGCCACCACAGGACACCCCCGATTCCCGAAACGAATCCTTTCGACCGGCATACTGCTGAAGATCCCGGAATCGGGAGTGCCACAGAGTTGAACTCAGTCGAATGGGTGGAAACATGATGGTGAAGAACCGACACGTTCCGGCCCGCCGTACGGCGGCCCTTTTCCTCTCCGCCGGAATTCAGGAGAACACAGCCGCGACCGGAACCGTATCGCCCGGAACGGGAAAGGCCGCCGTCACCCTTACCGATGACAAATGGGATCTGGCGTAACGGGTCACCCGTTGACCGGGATCCTCACGTTATCGGAACGAACGGCCGGAACACATCCCTGAACAACTGAACAGGGCATCGCCCGCGCCCACCCCGCCGCCCGCACGGTCCGGTACCGGACGGCCGGTTCACCCCGGGGGCGCGCAGACGTCGTCAACAGGGGTCCGCGCGGCCCGGCAACGGGTGCCGGGCCAGCGAGGTGCGCGCGATCTGGAGCAGGTTGAGCGCGGCCCCGGCGCGCAGATTGTCGAAGACCACCCACAGCCAGAATCCCCGTGGGTTGTGCGGGGTGAACCGGATCCGCCCCACGTGGACGCTGTCCGGGTCGCCGAGGGTCAGCGGCGTGGGGAACGCCGCCGGGTTCCCGCCGTCGTGGACCACGACCCCGGGCAACGAGGCCAGCAGCTCCACGAGTTCCCGGCGCTCCGGCGGGGCCCCCGCCTCCACGTACACGGCCGCCGCGTGACCGTGCACCACGGGTACGAAGACAAAGGTCGCCGCGACGTCCAGATGCGGCAGGCCGAGGATCCGGCGGGTCTCCTGCACGAGGCGCTGCTCCTCGGCACTGGACCCGTTCTCCAGCAACTCCCCCACGGCGGGCACCACGTTGAACGCCAGCGGGGAACGGAAACGGTCGGCGGGCCGGTCGGCGTCCGGGTCCTGGAGGGCGAGTTCGCTGCCCTCCAGGAGTTCCTCGACGCCATGGTGTCCCTGCCCGGAGGCCGCCTGGTACGTGCTCAGCACCACCTGGCGCAGGCCCCAGCACCGCTCGATGCCGTGCAGCAGCCGTACCAGCGGTACGGTCAGACTGCCCGCCCCGACGACGGCCCCGACGGGGCGCCGTTCCAGCAGATGACCGTTGACCGGTGGGACGAGCAGGGGGCTGTCCGGGTCGGTGCGGAAGGCACCGGAGCCGTCGACCACGATCCCGGCTCCCCGGGCCACCGCCGCCGGGGCCCAGCGGCGGGTGACGGCCTCCCCGGCGCAGAAGAGGACGAGGTCGGCGTCGGCGAAGTCGACGTCGTCCAGGCGGACCACGGGCTGCGCCCGCCCCTCGACGAGGAGCTCACGTCCCGCCGACCGGGCCGAGGCGACGAGCCGGATCTCCCGGTAGCGCATTCCCAGGTCCCCGATCAGCTCGATGACGGAGGCCCCCAGGGCGCCCGTCGCGCCCACGAGGACGATGCGCGGGGCCGCGAAATCCGTGACACGTACCATCGGTCTCTCCGATCTGCCCGAGCCGACCCGCGTACGGCCCCGAGCGGACCCCCGTGCGGCTGCGTGCCGGCCCGCGTACGGCTCCGTGCCGGGGCGGTCCGGCACGGGTCCTCGCCGGTCAGCGGGCCGCGCCGCGGGGCACCGTCGCGCCCGCTGTCACGGCGGTCGACCTCGGCACCCCGCAGGGCTCGGTGTCGCACGTCCGCACCACGCGCAGCGGGACGAACCGGGCCGTCGGGCGGATCCCGCGAGCTGTTTTCTCCATCCAAACCCGTGGGACGGCCCCTCGGCACTCGGCCGTGCTGTCAGCAAGTGGCCGGGCCGGTTGCGGACAGCGCCGTCGCGGGAGCGACAACCACCACGGCACCCGTCGTCCGGAGGCCGTTCAACTGCCCGCGCCGACGCAGTTGAACGCGCGTCATCACCCGTCGGCGCGGGCGGATCCCGCTACCGGGTACGTCCGTGCCCGGGGCCCGCCGACGGGGCCCCGGTCGGCGCCGCACCGCCGTGGAGGTCGCCCGGACTCAGCGGCCCGCCTCGCGGTAGGCGAGTCCGGACGCGTTCGGGGTCGCGCCGTTGTAGAGCCCGGTCCGGCTGGTCTCGATGGACAGGGTGAACCAGGAGTAGCGCTCCACGTACGGCTGGCTCTCCAGCATCGCCGTGGACGAGCGGACGAAGTCGGTCTGCTCCCGCTCGCTGGGGTAGCGGGGCGTGCCGCCGGAGAAATCGATCAGGGCGTACTCGGTGAGCCAGATCGGCTTGCGGTAGCGGTCGTACACGGCTTGGAGATATCCGCGCAGCTGCTCGGCGGCAGCGGAGCCGAAGTCGCCGCCGTACCAGTGCAGGGGGATGAAGTCGACGCGGTAGCCGCGCGCCGCCGCCCCGGACATGAACCGGTCCAGCCAGCCGCCCGGGGTGTCGCCTCCGTAGGCGACGGAGGGCGCGCCGAGCCGCAGGCCGGTCGATTGCAGGCGCGGCCACAGGTCCAGTGCCTGTTCGACCGTCATGTCGGCCTGCGCCGCCATGTCGGGCTCGTTGAACCCCAGGAGCTGGGTGCCCTGTTGCCGGGCCTCGGCCAGCGCGGCGTCGGTGACGGACCCGGCTCCCCAGATCATCGGTACGAACTCGGTGCCGGCCGGCCGGGCGACCGTGCCCGGGTTCGAGGCCCAGCTGTAGTACCAGGACCCGCCGAGATCGGCGAGTGCCTGGGAGGCGCCCGCGACGGAGTTCACGCTCACGCCTTTACGCGAGGAGGCTGCGGCCTGGGCATGCGTGGCCGGGCCCACGAAGGACGCGCAGAGCAGCGCCAGCAGCAGGGCGAGGATCGTCAGCGGCCGACGGAAGGGGGACGGTGCGGAAGAGGACGGCAGGGAAGGGAGGGAAGAGGTTCCGTTCACGGAGCTCGCTCCAACGGTGTGGGGGATTCGGAACGCGGCCGTCCTCAGTGTGGGCGCGACCGGCCCCTGGTGTCAGTGGAAGGTGACGGTGAAGCCGGTGCACGCCCGGCACTGGCGCATCACCTGATTGCCCGGAATCGTGTCCTGTTTGGACCACGCGTAGGCCTTGGGGCAGCGGGAGTTGACGGCGTCGCTGTAGGCGGTCTGCGCGTCCCGGTTCGGATTCACGCAGAGCATCGGTGCGCCCGTCGCGGGGTCGGACGTCAGATTCTCGGGCGGGCAGTACGGGAGCAGCTCGTTCGAGCAGCCCATCTCCTCGCATTCGCCGCCGTTGGGCGGGGGTGCGACACCGGCCGGGGTGATGGTCACCGGCAGCGACACCGCGTTGACGTAACTGACGTTGTACCAGGGCGCCGGTCCGTCGGAGGGATCGAAGTTGAACTCCGCCAGGCTCGCGGGCTGTTCGCCGGTACTGCACCGGTCGGCGTAGGGCCCGCAGTCGGCCACCCGGCAGTGGAAGGTGCTGCCGGACTCGCCGGCGCAGCCCTGGCGCGCGAAGAACTTGCCGCGCCAGTGGCCGGGCGCGGACGCCTCGGGAATGGTGACGGTGGCCGACTGACCGTCGTCGAGCACGGGCAGACCGGTGAGTACCGCCGATCCGTCGGCGTTGACCGTACTGCCGATCCATACGCGCTGACCGGACTGGTTGGCGAAGGTGACGGTGTGCTCGGCCGCCGCCGCCTGCGCCCCGGGACCGACGGCTCCGGCCAGCACGCACGCGAGGGCGAGAAGGAGCGCGGACAGCGCGGAACGGACAACCGACGCCGGTCGGATGGCAGGCACGGACCGTGTGCCGGGTGAGGAACGGACACCCATGTGGATCGCCTCTCGTGGGGGGTGATGACGCTGAGAGTGATGATCTGAACATGCCAAAATGTGGGGTCGCCAGCGTACGACATCAGGTGACGATCCGTCATGGCGCCTACCCGCAAACGAAGTTGATCGAAGGGTCGGAACGCCGTCGGATGCCGCCGCGACATTTCCGTGCCGAACCGGGTACAACCATCCGCCTCGTTGGGGGGTCTATCAAGTGTGAGCAAACCGCTCTCGGAGTAACAAGGGGGAAATTATGGGAATCGCGCGTAATGCCGCGACTGTGGGTGCGTTGACCGTGGCGATGGTGGGCGCCTCGGCCACCATCGGCGCCACCGCCCACGCCGCGCCCAACGTCACGCCGCAGGGAGTCTGCGGCAGCGCCTACAAGACCGTGAACTCGGCTCCCATCGGTTCGCTGGGCACGGTCTACCTCACGTACAACTCCTCGAACGGCAAGAACTGCGTCGTGACCATCCGCAGCGCCCCGGGCACCGTCAAGGCCATGTCCACCTACATCTACGTCCCCGACACCGGCGAGTGGGGCGAGGACTACGGGAACTACACGTCCTACGCGGGTCCGGGCCGCGTCTACGGCAAGGGCCACTGCGTGAGCTGGGGCGGGCACATCGCCAACGTGTACGTCCAGGTGGAGAACTCCAACTGCGCGGCCCTGAAGGAACGCCGGGTCACCTCCGTCCGCTGACCCGGACCCGGCCCCACCGCGACACCTCCCCGCGCCACCCGGGGTCCGGCCTCCCGGACCCCACCGCGGACGCCGTCGGAAGACGTCCGCACGTCGGGGGAAAGCACGGCAACCCGCAGCCGGTCGGCCGACCCGGGTCCGCACCCGGGTCGGCCGACCGGCCAGTGGTGCCGTGCGGCTGGGACGGCCGGGCGATCGCCCACCCCGACATCGTTGTCGAAGGCGTCGCCCGCGTGCGCGCCACGGCCCTACAGGTGCGGCAGGCCCGAACGGAGCACCGCGTGCCGGGACACCGTCGGCCTAAGGCGTGCGAACGGCGTCGCCGCCGTACAACTGCCTGGTGAACGCGGAGATGTCGGCGGTGCGATCGGCACCGTCGAGGTTGTACGTCAGATAGACCCCGTACCCCTCGCTGACGGTGCGGCGGGCGAGGTCGGCCACCGTGCTCTGCGAGGTCCGCCCGATCTCGACGGCAGCCGGCGACAGCCTCGACTTCGGCAGGGCGATACGGGGGACCTGCCAGCTGCCGTAGTACGGGTTCCAGGCGTAGGTGAACCTGGAGGAGAGGTCGACGCCGCCGTAGGAGAGCCGCGACGCGGCCGGGCCGATGTTGTAGAGGCTGATGATCTTGTCCGGCATGTTCGCGCGCAGCGCCGTCACCAGGTGCACGAAGGAGCTGTCGTTGGGCTGACCGGTGCCGTTGGCGCCGTACTGGGCGTACTCGTCGTCGAAGTCGATGCCGTCGAGGCCGTACCGGGCCACGGCGTCCGACAGTTGCTTCGCGAATGCCGAAGCGGCCTGCTGATCGGGGAAGTTGGCGAAGCCCGCGCCCTCGTGGTTGCCGAGCACCGACAGGACGACCTTGATGCCCTTCTGCTGCAACGGCCGTATCTCCGTGGCGGCGTTGTCGAGGACCCGCCGCACGTTCTCGTTGAAGTGCAGATACGCCGCCTTCGTGCCCGTGTCGTAGTTGATGTTCGCCGCGAAGATCACGGCGACGTCGAAGACGTTGCCACCACCGCCGGCGAGGGTGTACTTGCCGACGTTGAGCATGCTGTTGTTGTTCACCTCGACGTACGCCACCGAGATCGGCCCTTGTTTCGCGGGGGCTGGAGCCGGGGCAGGGGCGGGGGCCGCTGCCGCCCCGTTCGTGGTGGCCGTGCCGAAGGCGAGCGCCGCGACGGCCGAGAGCGCGAGCGCCGCCGTCCGCAGTCTGCTCCGTACCGGAGTGAACATCATTGATCGGTCTCCCCTCGCATGGGTCGACGCCCGGCCCGTTCGCAGGCGCCGAGTGAGCCTTCCGAGTTTCCGCTCCCGCGCCCGAAGCCCGGGAATCTTGCGTGAACTCTTACGACTCCCACGTATGTTCCACGCCAACTCGACTTTTCAACAAGGGAGTTGGGGTCGCCCCATGCACCGGCCGCGGGGCGCCACGGGATCCCGCCGACCGAGCCCCGGTCCGGCGAGAACGCACCGTACGACACCACCCGCGGGAAGGGCAGTAGTGGCTCCCGAACACCCGTGGGAACGAAGGCGCCCGTGGGCCGATCTCGTCATGG
Above is a window of Streptomyces sp. NBC_01498 DNA encoding:
- a CDS encoding LuxR C-terminal-related transcriptional regulator, which produces MDSHVLLGQLEVRAYRSALRTGVFVDEEIAAQLGAELSRVAEARKILQDLRLLSPSGECGPVVPLDPEVVEAELVTPLEMSIARRRIQIAGIHREFHSLAGLYRSAERSQARDVPIRILDDVREVRREIDLARHRCTEERLSLQPGGGRSAELLRQDLVQTQEMLRRGVRIRTLYQHTARASLTTRTYARDICAAGAEVRTAEELPERLIIYDRRIAFVPMERKGSEPPGAVVVTDPTLVAYLRRSFEASWQVGRPFGTEADTEADTDTRTGTGTGTEAGSDSEAEAEGGSDSGGGRQPGADPRSSILRLMSMGLKDEVIARRLGMATRTCRRYISALMDDLGATSRFQAGLLVGRREAGAGDGAGAGTRAGTPTAAKDGEDTDGTT
- a CDS encoding aspartate-semialdehyde dehydrogenase — its product is MVRVTDFAAPRIVLVGATGALGASVIELIGDLGMRYREIRLVASARSAGRELLVEGRAQPVVRLDDVDFADADLVLFCAGEAVTRRWAPAAVARGAGIVVDGSGAFRTDPDSPLLVPPVNGHLLERRPVGAVVGAGSLTVPLVRLLHGIERCWGLRQVVLSTYQAASGQGHHGVEELLEGSELALQDPDADRPADRFRSPLAFNVVPAVGELLENGSSAEEQRLVQETRRILGLPHLDVAATFVFVPVVHGHAAAVYVEAGAPPERRELVELLASLPGVVVHDGGNPAAFPTPLTLGDPDSVHVGRIRFTPHNPRGFWLWVVFDNLRAGAALNLLQIARTSLARHPLPGRADPC
- a CDS encoding NAD-dependent epimerase/dehydratase family protein, whose product is MTNPQENGAPAPGWSSLPDRVAVTGAAGVLGAHLVERLLEQGKEVRAFDRRPVPAAPGLVPFTGDIRDRKALARALDGADALVHCASALPSYPTADIRSIVVEGTTTVLEAARAMAVPRVVHISSTAVYGLPRLVPTPESYPHSPVDPYSSAKAEAETVAERFRAAGMCLPVLRPKTFLGPGRMGLFDMLFQWAEEGRHFPVLGKGDVRIQMLALEDLVDAVLTVLRAPDDLACDTYNIGAAEFGTLREDFQAVLDAAGHGRRVVSVPGRPAVAVLRTLERTRLSPVYGRLLSKLLADSYVSVDKARECLGFRPRFSNRDAILRTYAWWRGRQTEAVPGGPGASGGPTSRDPWRQGVLGIAKVLF
- a CDS encoding glycoside hydrolase family protein, which codes for MNGTSSLPSLPSSSAPSPFRRPLTILALLLALLCASFVGPATHAQAAASSRKGVSVNSVAGASQALADLGGSWYYSWASNPGTVARPAGTEFVPMIWGAGSVTDAALAEARQQGTQLLGFNEPDMAAQADMTVEQALDLWPRLQSTGLRLGAPSVAYGGDTPGGWLDRFMSGAAARGYRVDFIPLHWYGGDFGSAAAEQLRGYLQAVYDRYRKPIWLTEYALIDFSGGTPRYPSEREQTDFVRSSTAMLESQPYVERYSWFTLSIETSRTGLYNGATPNASGLAYREAGR
- a CDS encoding endo-beta-N-acetylglucosaminidase H; translation: MFTPVRSRLRTAALALSAVAALAFGTATTNGAAAAPAPAPAPAPAKQGPISVAYVEVNNNSMLNVGKYTLAGGGGNVFDVAVIFAANINYDTGTKAAYLHFNENVRRVLDNAATEIRPLQQKGIKVVLSVLGNHEGAGFANFPDQQAASAFAKQLSDAVARYGLDGIDFDDEYAQYGANGTGQPNDSSFVHLVTALRANMPDKIISLYNIGPAASRLSYGGVDLSSRFTYAWNPYYGSWQVPRIALPKSRLSPAAVEIGRTSQSTVADLARRTVSEGYGVYLTYNLDGADRTADISAFTRQLYGGDAVRTP
- a CDS encoding spore-associated protein, which codes for MVGASATIGATAHAAPNVTPQGVCGSAYKTVNSAPIGSLGTVYLTYNSSNGKNCVVTIRSAPGTVKAMSTYIYVPDTGEWGEDYGNYTSYAGPGRVYGKGHCVSWGGHIANVYVQVENSNCAALKERRVTSVR
- a CDS encoding aspartate aminotransferase family protein — encoded protein: MAELISLEEAEKLDVDQVHELYRTYINKSQVRLMTSFGFGRELVDHAEGAYVHTRDGRSILDFTGGVGVLNHGHNHPRILAARQRFQDQRRMEVHKTYFSPYLAALGHNLAAVLPGDLTRSFLPNSGAEAVEGAVKLAYKYHGGRRRQILRADISFHGKLLGSGGLTGGAQNHFDFPTIPGIRTFAYDDLDSVRRTLADARDARGRSDVYALLIEPFSASTMRWCSEEFLRGLRELCTAEDIVLIFDEIYTGWGKTGSMFHFTRYEGLVPDVVTTSKSFGGGKSSVSAYVAREPVFRKVYDNMTDAMMQSTSTTYYGFGEETATAIEAINVAVEDDFPARARAIEAVLRPGLERIRTTYPELITDVCGSGALFGVFLSGGPKVLDLVGRLPAGGLAKDPLIRTKIITAAVIDTLYRKHDIYTYYTLNGRSPLIVSPPLVAGPEEVERFLDALDATLAEGMSRLVGRFVRERVSSLW
- a CDS encoding thaumatin family protein — its product is MPAIRPASVVRSALSALLLALACVLAGAVGPGAQAAAAEHTVTFANQSGQRVWIGSTVNADGSAVLTGLPVLDDGQSATVTIPEASAPGHWRGKFFARQGCAGESGSTFHCRVADCGPYADRCSTGEQPASLAEFNFDPSDGPAPWYNVSYVNAVSLPVTITPAGVAPPPNGGECEEMGCSNELLPYCPPENLTSDPATGAPMLCVNPNRDAQTAYSDAVNSRCPKAYAWSKQDTIPGNQVMRQCRACTGFTVTFH